A genomic segment from Xiphophorus maculatus strain JP 163 A chromosome 6, X_maculatus-5.0-male, whole genome shotgun sequence encodes:
- the vcpip1 gene encoding deubiquitinating protein VCIP135, which yields MSLLQSSKKKDKRILCGTCPDPKCQARLFFPAHGSISIECTECGQRHEQSGLLNVEEVTDPDVVLHNLLRNALLGVTGAPKKGTELVKVMGLSNYHCKLLSPVLTRYGMDKQTGKAKLLKDMNQGEIFDCSLLGDRAFLIEPDHVTTMGYGKDRSGSLIYLHDTLEEIKKANGSRECLIPVHVDGDGHCLVHAVSRALVGRELFWHALRENLKQNFKQNLDCYKNLFQDFIDAAEWEDIINECDPLFIPPEGVPLGLRNIHIFGLANVLHRPIVLLDSMSGMRSSGDYSATFLPGLVPEEQCKGKDGKPNKPICIAWSSSGRNHYVPLVGVKNTVLPKLPPRLLPKAWGVPQELIRKYIKLEPDGSCVIGGDRSLQDKYLMRLVNAMEEVFMEKHSIHPSLVADVHQYVYRRTGVIGVQPEEVTEAAKKSVMENRLHRCLICGALSELHIPSEWLVPGGKLYNLAKSTHGQLRPDKNYSFPLNNVVCSYDPHRDFLVPDYKLSSLNTCTWCHGTSVRHIRGNGSVVYLDGDRTNSRSQGGKCGCGFKHYWDGKEYDNLPEAFPITLEWGGRVVRETVYWFQYETDPTLNSNVYDVAMKLVTKHFPGEFGSEILVQKVVNTILHHTAKKNPDEYNPVSIDGAHAHRLGDGTEVPPPPDPQLPTKIILTGQKAKTLHKEELTMSRAERSLQQSISEQAFVSQKRRSDKLKHDPKGQGRTSSPSGSPETSSSSAPATPTKTSSPSSSSNKEKKIRVTTSDGRQAMLTLPALTTFAELRRSIAKQFDVPPPQQCIRYGFPPKELLPPRDGEENEPVALQHGDRVTVEILRGPEDRGPGAPITRATSSHSALHSAKSEDAVTSGRTSSREIQESIDLEMSSLCLLATLMGEDVWSYAKKLPHLFQQGGVFYNIVKKDMGLMDGKHCTLPHLTGKTFVYNAAEERLELCVDAAGHFPVGPDVEELVREAVLQLRSEAATRGSREGSPSHGVLRLGSGGVVRKKEQLQSVTAFQGKGHSLGSAGGSSPLEQRPITRQHSSGVDLSASVSKGAPDLSDIPEDATRELVRMAPGFVASRDGRAPDPGLMEQQRRKLQEMVSSIQASMERHLKEQQGAAGAAGGASQERTAGTKPGTAAATGGKPEEPEEMESQDAGQGNASEPMDHS from the exons ATGTCGCTGCTGCAGAGCTCCAAGAAGAAAGACAAGCGCATTCTGTGCGGGACCTGCCCGGACCCGAAATGCCAGGCGCGGCTCTTCTTCCCCGCTCACGGCTCCATCAGCATCGAGTGCACGGAGTGCGGCCAGCGGCACGAGCAGAGCGGCCTGCTGAACGTGGAGGAGGTCACCGACCCGGACGTGGTGCTCCACAACCTGCTCAGAAACGCCCTGCTCGGCGTCACCGGGGCCCCGAAGAAGGGGACCGAGCTGGTGAAGGTGATGGGGCTGTCCAACTACCACTGCAAGCTGCTGTCCCCGGTGCTGACCCGCTACGGCATGGACAAACAGACCGGTAAAGCCAAACTGCTGAAAGACATGAACCAGGGGGAGATCTTTGACTGCTCCCTGCTGGGGGACCGTGCCTTCCTCATAGAGCCGGACCATGTCACCACCATGGGGTACGGCAAAGACCGCTCCGGGAGCCTGATCTACCTCCACGACACCCTGGAGGAGATAAAGAAGGCCAATGGCAGCAGAGAGTGTCTCATCCCGGTGCACGTGGACGGAGATGGACACTGCCTGGTCCATGCTGTGTCCAGAGCCCTGGTGGGCAGGGAACTGTTCTGGCACGCACTGAGAGAAAACCTGAAGCAGAACTTCAAGCAGAACCTGGATTGCTACAAAAACCTGTTCCAGGACTTTATTGACGCCGCAGAGTGGGAGGACATCATCAATGAGTGCGACCCCCTGTTCATCCCCCCCGAAGGCGTCCCATTGGGACTGCGTAACATCCACATATTCGGGCTGGCCAACGTCCTCCACCGGCCCATCGTCCTGCTGGACTCCATGAGCGGGATGAGGAGCTCTGGCGACTACTCTGCCACCTTCCTGCCCGGACTTGTCCCAGAGGAGCAGTGCAAGGGGAAGGACGGGAAGCCAAACAAACCCATCTGCATCGCCTGGAGCAGCTCCGGCAGGAACCACTACGTTCCTCTGGTGGGCGTCAAGAACACGGTTCTCCCCAAGCTGCCGCCCCGCCTGCTGCCGAAGGCCTGGGGCGTCCCGCAGGAGCTCATCAGGAAGTACATCAAGCTGGAGCCGGACGGGAGCTGCGTGATCGGAGGTGACCGCAGCCTGCAGGATAAGTATCTGATGCGGCTGGTGAACGCCATGGAGGAGGTGTTCATGGAGAAGCACAGCATCCACCCGTCGCTGGTGGCCGACGTTCACCAGTACGTCTACCGGCGGACCGGCGTGATCGGCGTCCAACCGGAGGAGGTGACGGAGGCTGCCAAGAAGTCCGTGATGGAGAACCGTCTGCACCGCTGCCTGATCTGCGGCGCCCTCTCTGAGCTACACATCCCGTCCGAGTGGCTGGTACCGGGCGGGAAGCTCTACAACCTGGCCAAGTCCACGCACGGACAGCTGCGGCCCGACAAGAACTACAGCTTCCCCCTCAACAACGTGGTGTGCTCCTACGACCCCCACAGGGACTTCCTGGTCCCGGACTACAAACTGAGCTCCCTGAACACCTGCACCTGGTGCCACGGGACGTCGGTGCGGCACATCCGCGGGAATGGGTCGGTGGTGTACCTGGACGGGGACAGAACCAACAGCCGGTCACAGGGGGGGAAGTGTGGCTGCGGCTTCAAGCACTACTGGGACGGGAAGGAGTACGACAACTTGCCCGAAGCCTTCCCCATCACCCTGGAGTGGGGGGGCAGGGTGGTCCGGGAGACCGTGTACTGGTTCCAGTATGAGACGGACCCGACGCTGAACAGCAACGTGTACGACGTGGCCATGAAGCTGGTCACCAAGCATTTCCCTGGAGAGTTTGGCAGTGAGATCCTGGTGCAGAAGGTGGTGAACACCATCCTGCACCACACGGCCAAGAAGAACCCGGATGAGTACAACCCGGTGTCCATCGACGGGGCCCACGCCCATCGCCTCGGCGACGGGACGGAGGTGCCGCCGCCGCCGGACCCCCAGCTGCCCACCAAGATCATTCTGACGGGTCAGAAAGCCAAGACACTCCACAAGGAGGAGCTGACGATGAGCCGGGCGGAGCGCAGCCTCCAGCAGAGCATCAGCGAGCAGGCCTTCGTCTCCCAGAAGAGACGCTCCGACAAGCTGAAGCACGACCCCAAAGGTCAGGGCCGGACCTCGTCCCCCAGCGGCTCCCCGGaaacctcctcctcctcagctccCGCCACCCCCACCAAGACCtcctccccctcttcctcctccaacaAGGAGAAGAAGATCCGGGTGACGACCAGCGACGGGCGCCAGGCCATGCTCACCCTGCCGGCCCTCACCACCTTCGCTGAGCTGCGCCGGAGCATCGCCAAGCAGTTCGACGTGCCGCCGCCGCAGCAGTGCATCCGCTACGGCTTCCCCCCCAAAGAGCTGCTGCCGCCCCGGGACGGCGAGGAGAACGAGCCGGTGGCCCTGCAGCACGGCGACAGGGTGACGGTAGAGATCCTGAGGGGCCCTGAGGACAGGGGCCCCGGGGCCCCCATCACCAGGGCAACCAGCTCACACTCCGCCCTGCACTCGGCGAAGAGCGAAGACGCGGTGACCAGCGGCCGGACGAGCAGCCGGGAGATCCAGGAGAGCATCGACCTGGAGATGTCCTCCCTCTGTCTCCTAGCAACCCTGATGG GCGAGGACGTTTGGTCGTACGCCAAGAAGCTGCCACACTTGTTCCAGCAGGGCGGCGTCTTCTACAACATCGTCAAGAAAGACATGG GCCTCATGGACGGGAAGCATTGCACGCTGCCTCACCTGACGGGGAAAACCTTCGTCTACAACGCGGCGGAGGAGCGGCTGGAGCTCTGCGTGGACGCCGCGGGTCACTTCCCGGTCGGACCGGACGTGGAGGAGCTGGTGAGGGAGGCGGTGCTGCAGTTGCGCTCCGAGGCAGCCACTAGGGGCAGCAGAGAGGGTAGCCCGTCCCACGGCGTCCTGCGGCTGGGCAGCGGCGGCGTCGTCCGCAAGaaggagcagctgcagagcgTCACTGCCTTCCAGGGCAAAGGTCACTCCCTAGGGAGCGCCGGAGGCTCCTCCCCTCTGGAGCAGCGGCCAATCACGCGGCAGCACAGCAGCGGCGTGGACCTGAGCGCCAGCGTGTCCAAAGGAGCGCCGGACCTGTCGGACATTCCCGAGGACGCCACCAGAGAGCTGGTCCGCATGGCGCCCGGCTTCGTGGCCAGCAGGGACGGCCGCGCTCCCGACCCGGGTCTGATGGAGCAGCAGCGCCGCAAGCTGCAGGAGATGGTGTCCTCCATTCAGGCCTCCATGGAGCGCCACCTGAAGGAGCAGCAGGGTGCTGCAGGTGCTGCGGGCGGGGCCAGCCAGGAGCGAACTGCTGGGACCAAACCCGGCACCGCGGCCGCCACGGGGGGCAAACCGGAGGAGCCAGAGGAGATGGAGAGCCAGGACGCTGGGCAGGGCAACGCCAGCGAACCCATGGACCACTCCTGA
- the LOC111608857 gene encoding immunoglobulin lambda-1 light chain-like — MISEGPDAEVFVSEGFAVEGSGGSNESNKYLIFGTGTKLYVTEVRKQEPEVSLYSAAPDRKEPRLDRKEPLLCVASGMFPPVIRFTWKRKKEDGKEEVLPAGAEQLELSESGRFSSIRMVDPDPQHIYEYRCSVQHEGGAKESPSKTVLPRPPGPPPPTRSLGFSQQLVFLIYSLLIAKNLLYFCSLFLISVCGTSRAE, encoded by the exons ATGATCTCTGAAGGTCCAG ACGCTGAGGTTTTTGTATCAGAGGGTTTCGCTGTGGAAGGATCAGGAGGATCTAACGAGTCCAACAAGTACCTCATCTTTGGGACAGGAACAAAACTTTATGTAACag AGGTCAGAAAGCAGGAACCTGAGGTGAGCCTGTACTCCGCGGCTCCGGACCGGAAGGAGCCGCGGCTGGACCGGAAGGAGCCGCTGCTATGCGTCGCTTCAGGAATGTTTCCGCCTGTGATCCGGTTCACCtggaaaaggaagaaggaggacGGGAAGGAGGAGGTTCTTCCTGCTGGAGCGGAGCAGCTGGAGCTCAGCGAGTCGGGTCGGTTCTCCTCCATCAGGATGGTGGATCCGGATCCTCAGCACATCTACGAGTACCGCTGCTCCGTCCAACATGAAGGGGGCGCTAAAGAGTCTCCCTCAAAAACAG TTCTCCCCCGCCCGCCCGGCCCTCCACCCCCCACCAGGTCTCTGGGCTTCAGCCAGCAGCTCGTCTTCCTCATCTACTCGCTGCTCATCGCCAAGAATCTGCTCTACTTCTGCAGCCTCTTCCTGATCAGCGTCTGTGGAACCAGCAGAGCTGAGTGA